One window of the Gavia stellata isolate bGavSte3 chromosome 9, bGavSte3.hap2, whole genome shotgun sequence genome contains the following:
- the CXCL12 gene encoding stromal cell-derived factor 1 gives MDLRALALLAFALATISLSEEKPVSLTYRCPCRFYESNVARANIKHLKILSTPNCSLQIVARLKSNSKQVCIDPKLKWIQEYLEKALNKPRHRTHKKKQQKKRGPLCPSRATPLKSPGRKNGGSRCKRQAL, from the exons ATGGACCTCCGAGCCCTGGCTCTGCTCGCCTTCGCCCTGGCGACCATCTCCCTCTCGGAGG AGAAACCCGTCAGCCTGACTTACCGATGCCCCTGTCGATTCTACGAGAGCAACGTGGCAAGAGCCAACATTAAGCACCTCAAAATCCTCTCCACACCCAACTGCTCGCTTCAGATTGT TGCAAGGCTCAAGAGCAACAGCAAGCAAGTGTGCATTGATCCCAAGTTAAAGTGGATCCAGGAATATCTGGAGAAAGCTTTAAACAA aCCACGTCATCGCACtcataaaaaaaagcaacagaagaaacGGGGCCCACTCTGCCCTTCCCGTGCAACACCACTAAAGTCTCCAGGGAGAAAGAATG GAGGTTCAAGATGTAAGAGGCAAGCATTGTAA